One region of gamma proteobacterium HIMB55 genomic DNA includes:
- a CDS encoding amidohydrolase, imidazolonepropionase (PFAM: Amidohydrolase family) — MLRLKYLLAIMLSFCLLGMMACSRSTTSPQPEDVDLLVSNVTVIDSATGPQVASVLVDHGEIVDVIPREVADSPTTQFLIDRAERHIDGAGKYLIPGLWDFHVHFTYDGRFSDSMGDLFLYHGITSVRDTGGLLDELLPVVDELRNNSRASPDVWFSGPLLDGPSVVYDGDHRPGLGIANATPAEARANIAEIHAAGASFLKIYEMVSPDIFAAIVEEASQRNLPIDAHVPLTMLAREVALNVQSLEHLRNYELDCITDLEAKRNERVSIMQNAGDTPGANLRSQLHGLQRIASIEAEDTNVCAQSTEALTNTMSVPTLRLNTLRTMPPMQRADFEPALSLIPPRVREEWLMLIASLNNETQQPDTTMTDWSLRRTGELHRAGAPIAAGTDTPIGLSIPGYSLHTELERLVAAGLSPQEALDSATLRPAEFFSIEDKLGRIRPGYTADLILLSANPLENIANTRAVELVLKGGKVVNRQQLHQWLSQPPLIADDM, encoded by the coding sequence ATGTTGAGACTGAAGTACTTATTAGCAATCATGCTGAGTTTCTGCCTGTTGGGGATGATGGCCTGCTCACGCTCTACGACATCACCACAACCTGAGGATGTCGATTTACTGGTATCGAACGTCACGGTTATCGACAGTGCAACTGGGCCTCAGGTCGCCAGCGTGCTGGTTGATCATGGAGAAATCGTCGATGTTATACCTCGTGAGGTTGCTGATAGCCCGACTACTCAATTCTTGATTGATCGAGCTGAACGCCATATCGATGGTGCTGGCAAGTACCTCATCCCAGGGCTTTGGGATTTCCACGTTCACTTCACCTACGATGGACGATTTTCCGACAGCATGGGCGATCTCTTTTTGTATCACGGCATTACCAGCGTGCGTGATACCGGCGGTCTGTTAGACGAGCTCCTACCCGTCGTCGATGAGCTTCGTAACAACAGTCGTGCTAGTCCTGACGTGTGGTTTTCAGGGCCGCTATTGGATGGCCCAAGCGTGGTGTATGACGGCGACCATAGACCCGGGCTCGGAATTGCCAACGCAACACCCGCCGAGGCTCGAGCGAATATTGCTGAGATACACGCGGCCGGTGCGAGCTTTCTTAAAATCTACGAGATGGTGTCTCCAGACATTTTTGCGGCCATTGTCGAGGAGGCGAGCCAGCGTAACTTGCCAATCGACGCCCATGTTCCGCTGACAATGTTGGCTCGGGAGGTTGCGCTCAACGTTCAGTCGCTAGAGCACCTCCGCAATTATGAACTCGACTGTATTACTGACCTTGAAGCCAAGAGAAATGAGCGGGTCAGCATCATGCAAAACGCAGGTGACACACCCGGCGCGAATTTGCGATCACAGCTGCACGGACTTCAACGCATCGCCTCCATCGAGGCAGAGGATACTAATGTCTGCGCTCAAAGTACTGAAGCCCTGACAAACACGATGTCGGTCCCAACACTCCGACTCAATACGTTGCGAACCATGCCACCTATGCAACGTGCGGACTTTGAACCGGCGCTCTCGCTTATACCCCCAAGGGTTCGCGAAGAATGGCTGATGCTGATTGCCTCTCTCAATAACGAAACGCAGCAGCCAGACACCACGATGACCGATTGGAGTCTGCGGCGCACTGGAGAGCTTCACAGAGCGGGAGCCCCTATTGCGGCAGGTACTGACACGCCGATAGGGCTTAGCATTCCCGGTTACAGTTTGCACACAGAACTCGAGCGTTTGGTAGCTGCAGGTTTGAGCCCGCAAGAGGCACTCGATTCGGCAACTTTGCGCCCGGCTGAGTTTTTCTCTATCGAGGATAAACTTGGGCGTATTCGTCCAGGTTACACGGCCGATCTCATTTTGCTTTCGGCGAATCCGCTCGAGAATATCGCCAATACCCGCGCGGTTGAGCTTGTGTTGAAAGGGGGGAAAGTTGTTAATCGTCAGCAGTTGCACCAGTGGCTGTCTCAGCCACCGTTGATCGCGGATGACATGTGA
- a CDS encoding Na+/proline symporter (PFAM: Sodium:solute symporter family~TIGRFAM: transporter, SSS family), giving the protein MLSTIDWAVVTLYLLGLVAVSVYLSRQQRSAEDYFVASNSGNAFSIALSVMATQCSTNSILGAPAFVAFVVGGGLVWLQYELALPLAMIFIAVFLIPVFHQQRLVSVYLYLGRRFDDKTQWLISGMFQLSRAAVAGITVYGVASMVSIVTGLSFAQSVLLFGAITIVYDVLGGIRAVIISDVAQMVILTSVLAYLAYLLIGSAGGLSEMLSQLPNDRTAALSFNHHGLGDGHDFAFLPMLIGGFFLYVAYYGCDQSQVQRQLCAASQDDAQKVLLINGFLRFPLVLLYCLIGAGLAVYAISEPDFIGSLPVVNEAPNYNMALPALISRELPPGLVGLAVVALLAAAMSSLDSVINSLSATTLKDFIKPMMAHRIVTPEQELQWGRALTIFWGLFALLTAFYVDDIASTVIVAVNKVGSLINGPILGVFMLGLFTKSTTGGGARWGFVAGLLINAVLWKWAPGVSWLWWNVIGLSVTILVGIALSARPDERTIDENLVWSKAFYRKAGFCPAWLRGYLGLAVWTVFLFAVLLIFGAR; this is encoded by the coding sequence TTGTTATCGACCATTGATTGGGCTGTAGTAACGCTCTACCTCCTCGGTCTGGTGGCGGTGAGTGTGTATCTATCCCGGCAACAGCGATCCGCCGAGGACTACTTCGTCGCTTCCAACAGTGGAAACGCCTTCAGTATTGCTTTGTCGGTGATGGCGACTCAATGCTCGACCAACAGTATTCTGGGAGCCCCAGCCTTTGTTGCGTTCGTTGTAGGTGGCGGATTGGTTTGGCTTCAGTACGAGCTCGCTCTACCGCTGGCCATGATCTTTATTGCGGTATTTTTGATCCCCGTTTTCCATCAACAGCGCCTGGTCTCTGTGTATCTCTATCTCGGTCGACGCTTTGACGATAAAACGCAGTGGCTTATCAGCGGCATGTTTCAACTTTCGAGGGCAGCCGTAGCTGGAATCACGGTTTACGGTGTCGCAAGTATGGTCTCGATCGTTACTGGACTCTCCTTTGCGCAATCGGTGCTGCTCTTTGGCGCGATAACCATTGTCTATGACGTGCTGGGTGGCATCAGGGCGGTGATTATTAGTGATGTTGCTCAAATGGTGATTTTGACAAGTGTCCTTGCCTATCTCGCTTACCTGTTAATCGGTAGTGCCGGTGGTCTGAGTGAGATGTTGTCGCAGTTACCCAATGATCGGACCGCTGCCTTGTCTTTCAACCACCACGGCCTTGGTGATGGCCATGATTTTGCGTTCTTGCCGATGTTGATCGGTGGTTTCTTCTTGTATGTGGCTTATTACGGCTGTGACCAGAGTCAGGTCCAGCGTCAGTTGTGTGCGGCTTCTCAGGATGACGCACAAAAGGTTCTACTGATCAACGGTTTCTTGAGGTTTCCACTCGTTTTGCTCTATTGCTTGATTGGTGCAGGTCTCGCGGTTTACGCGATATCTGAGCCTGATTTCATTGGCTCGCTGCCCGTGGTTAACGAGGCGCCTAATTACAATATGGCTCTGCCCGCGCTGATCAGTCGTGAATTACCGCCAGGCTTGGTAGGACTGGCCGTTGTCGCTTTACTCGCGGCGGCTATGTCCTCGCTCGACTCGGTCATCAACAGCTTGTCTGCAACGACACTCAAAGATTTCATTAAGCCCATGATGGCGCATCGAATTGTGACGCCAGAGCAAGAGCTGCAATGGGGAAGGGCACTCACCATTTTCTGGGGTCTGTTTGCGCTTCTAACCGCATTTTATGTCGACGACATCGCATCGACGGTGATCGTGGCGGTCAATAAGGTGGGCTCACTGATTAATGGACCGATTCTTGGCGTGTTTATGCTCGGTCTGTTCACAAAAAGCACAACCGGTGGCGGCGCACGATGGGGCTTTGTCGCCGGGCTTTTGATAAATGCGGTGCTCTGGAAGTGGGCGCCGGGTGTGTCTTGGCTCTGGTGGAACGTCATAGGCTTGAGTGTGACGATCTTGGTCGGGATTGCGCTCAGTGCTCGTCCTGATGAACGTACAATTGATGAGAACTTGGTATGGAGCAAAGCGTTCTATCGTAAAGCGGGCTTTTGTCCAGCTTGGTTGCGCGGTTATCTAGGTTTAGCAGTATGGACGGTATTTTTGTTCGCTGTGCTGCTGATATTCGGAGCGCGCTAG
- a CDS encoding malate/lactate dehydrogenase (PFAM: Malate/L-lactate dehydrogenase), whose translation MPVMSLSEIESVCRTALLNVGASAEQADIVAAEIADAEAEGIRNVGLGYMHLYLKHLKVGKVKPGASPKIVKTSSSTTVIDADFGFCHHAYMIGESRLIESTRDQGVGLMSIHQSSSAGVLGWFVRRLAKQGLVSLMFANSSKAVAAHGGKVPFFGTNPFAFGAPRATEEPLVVDMATASTARVNLVKAAAEGREIEPGHAIDVDGNPTTDPAAGLKGAQLPVGGPKGFGLGLMVDVLGGVLTGSNCSYEASMFATTEGGPPNVGQTIIAMDPAFFSGGFVAHLESMFTDLTRDNEVRIPGERRAELRRLHEAQGVEVPDSLLAQIAELSS comes from the coding sequence ATGCCCGTAATGAGCTTGTCAGAAATCGAATCTGTTTGCCGCACGGCACTTTTAAACGTGGGTGCCAGCGCTGAACAGGCGGACATTGTTGCCGCTGAAATCGCTGACGCAGAAGCTGAGGGGATTAGGAATGTCGGGCTGGGGTACATGCATCTCTACCTCAAGCACTTAAAGGTCGGGAAGGTAAAGCCAGGTGCCTCACCCAAGATAGTGAAGACGTCCTCCTCAACGACCGTTATCGACGCTGATTTCGGGTTTTGTCACCACGCCTACATGATTGGAGAGTCGCGCCTTATCGAGAGCACTCGCGATCAAGGAGTGGGGCTTATGTCGATTCATCAATCCTCATCAGCGGGCGTTCTGGGGTGGTTTGTCCGTAGGCTGGCAAAGCAGGGATTGGTCTCGCTCATGTTTGCCAACAGCTCCAAGGCCGTTGCAGCACACGGAGGCAAGGTGCCCTTTTTCGGAACCAACCCCTTTGCGTTCGGCGCGCCCCGAGCAACAGAAGAGCCGCTGGTTGTCGATATGGCCACCGCATCCACAGCAAGGGTCAATTTAGTCAAAGCGGCTGCAGAGGGCCGTGAAATTGAACCGGGACACGCCATCGATGTGGATGGTAATCCAACGACTGATCCCGCAGCGGGATTGAAAGGCGCTCAGCTGCCTGTTGGTGGGCCTAAGGGTTTTGGTCTTGGACTCATGGTCGATGTGCTTGGCGGCGTGCTTACAGGTAGTAATTGCTCGTACGAGGCATCAATGTTTGCCACAACCGAAGGGGGCCCGCCCAACGTCGGTCAAACCATTATCGCCATGGATCCTGCATTCTTCAGTGGTGGCTTTGTGGCGCACTTAGAATCCATGTTCACCGATTTAACGAGAGACAATGAGGTGAGAATACCGGGTGAGCGCCGAGCTGAATTGCGGCGCTTACACGAAGCGCAGGGTGTTGAGGTGCCTGACAGTCTTCTCGCGCAGATTGCTGAGCTGTCCTCATAA
- a CDS encoding sarcosine oxidase gamma subunit (PFAM: Sarcosine oxidase, gamma subunit family~TIGRFAM: sarcosine oxidase, gamma subunit family, heterotetrameric form), with translation MSGQSDNLFESPLDGATYEGAISIKDYTNKQRWGFRGKDAAAALRAEGWRLPDAPNQVVLASEQTLVMTLSQREFWFLDARTEALSKDARDDVFTDGMYPLFCQSSHAWFVVNGDQKSEMMAKLCGVDLSSDAFKVGDVAQTQMALINCIVTRHELDGEDVFSLLVDQSYAEYALEALLDARTEYL, from the coding sequence ATGAGCGGGCAAAGCGATAACCTCTTTGAATCACCTTTAGACGGCGCGACCTACGAAGGTGCGATTTCGATAAAGGATTACACAAACAAACAGCGATGGGGCTTTAGAGGTAAAGACGCAGCTGCTGCTCTTAGAGCCGAGGGTTGGAGGCTGCCGGACGCGCCCAATCAAGTTGTTTTGGCCAGTGAACAAACGCTTGTCATGACTCTTAGCCAACGTGAGTTTTGGTTTCTTGATGCGCGTACAGAGGCGCTATCTAAAGACGCGAGGGATGATGTCTTTACCGACGGAATGTATCCGCTCTTCTGCCAGAGCAGCCATGCCTGGTTTGTTGTGAATGGCGATCAAAAGTCTGAAATGATGGCGAAACTCTGCGGTGTGGACTTATCGTCCGATGCCTTCAAAGTTGGGGATGTCGCACAAACCCAAATGGCACTGATCAACTGTATCGTCACGCGACATGAACTCGATGGAGAAGACGTATTCTCTCTCCTCGTAGATCAGTCATACGCTGAGTATGCGCTTGAAGCGCTATTGGATGCGCGAACGGAATATCTATGA
- a CDS encoding glycine cleavage system T protein (aminomethyltransferase) (PFAM: Pyridine nucleotide-disulphide oxidoreductase; Aminomethyltransferase folate-binding domain; Glycine cleavage T-protein C-terminal barrel domain): MKRVSNEYFGQWVNADEKVRFTFEGKKINGLAGDSVASALVANNQWLQSRSFKYHRPRGPLTLCGHDANTLIQTPTTPNLLADHLRAEDHLAVSAQNYTGSLNFDLSRVLDWFGRFLPVGFYYKAFFKPRGIWAYWEPIVRKAAGLGVSNLNVKAPYNDKTYVFCDIAVVGAGPAGLNAALHAANSGAKVVLIEREPHLGGSLNYHGFGYSLSAGATTLNDENSAASMKSEIAEPFSTAAAQRNSLVNAIESHPNIRVLRSATCNAWFTDHYLPVLQGTRLIKLRARQTILATGSSEQHVVFRNNDLPGVVMCSALDRLTRLYGVIPSTPVVVLAGNDHAYRTALSSHDGGANVTAIIDLRDRCDDPALSGAAQARGITLYAGCTVYEATSSATGHALSKVIVHRFDSDGEASEKVATLECGVLAMSAGFMPAYQLACQAGAVLSYDDETAQFQLSNLPAGMHLAGSVDSVFSFASVEASGRNAARQALSNLDAEIAKDKAENVTCNEQVNHPWPFVKHPKGREFVDFDEDLQIKDIVNATRMGYRDIQLVKRFSTVGMGPSQGRHSALPTARLVAKATNRSVNETGVTTARPPLTPEPMGLLAGRRFHPLRRTPLHDRHLGLNAQMMPAGNWQRPAFYGPQEQRATAIQAEVNAVRTEVGIIDVSTLGGIELRGPDAAEFMNRLYTFGFAKQPIGKTRYAVLTNELGVVADDGVAARIGENHYYVTATTSGVDRVYRDMLKWNAQWRLDVDIANVTSAFSAVNIAGPKSRDVLTALGCDISLEADDFPYLAYREAILVGVPARMMRVGFVGELGYELHVPSPFIGVLWDRLMEAGQGFGIRAFGVEAQRLLRLEKGHIIVGQDTDGMTQPDEVSLRWAIAKKKPFFVGAKSVEILSKAPLERKLVGFELGASAPQPKEGHLVIRDGDIVGSVTSCEYSPTLNKIIGLAYVHPADSASGAEVLIRTDNAVHVHAHVADTPFYDPENTRQAL; this comes from the coding sequence ATGAAACGTGTCAGTAATGAATACTTCGGCCAATGGGTGAACGCTGACGAAAAAGTGCGCTTCACCTTTGAAGGTAAAAAGATAAATGGGCTCGCAGGAGACTCAGTAGCCTCCGCCTTAGTCGCCAACAATCAATGGTTGCAGTCACGGTCTTTTAAATACCACCGTCCTAGAGGCCCACTCACGCTCTGTGGCCATGACGCAAACACCCTTATTCAGACACCAACTACACCCAATCTTCTGGCCGATCACCTTCGGGCGGAAGATCACCTCGCCGTATCAGCACAAAACTACACGGGCAGCCTGAATTTTGACCTTTCTAGAGTGCTCGACTGGTTTGGACGCTTCTTACCCGTCGGCTTCTATTACAAAGCGTTCTTCAAACCACGAGGTATCTGGGCCTATTGGGAGCCTATTGTCAGAAAAGCGGCGGGGTTGGGAGTTAGTAACCTCAACGTAAAGGCGCCCTATAACGATAAAACCTATGTTTTTTGTGATATCGCTGTCGTCGGTGCTGGGCCTGCAGGATTAAACGCAGCGCTGCATGCTGCCAATTCGGGTGCAAAAGTGGTCTTGATCGAACGAGAACCGCACTTGGGGGGATCCCTTAACTACCACGGGTTTGGATATTCATTATCGGCAGGTGCCACCACGCTCAATGACGAAAATTCTGCCGCTAGTATGAAATCCGAAATAGCCGAACCGTTCTCGACCGCAGCAGCACAGCGCAACAGTCTCGTGAACGCTATCGAGTCGCACCCGAACATCCGTGTTCTTCGCTCTGCCACCTGCAATGCATGGTTTACCGACCACTATCTACCGGTCTTACAAGGCACGCGACTCATCAAGCTTCGAGCGAGACAAACCATTCTTGCTACTGGATCCAGCGAGCAACACGTTGTCTTTCGCAACAATGATCTTCCGGGCGTGGTTATGTGCAGCGCACTAGATCGCCTTACGCGCCTCTACGGAGTCATTCCCTCAACTCCCGTTGTCGTGCTCGCCGGTAACGATCATGCGTATCGTACCGCGCTCAGTAGCCACGATGGCGGCGCAAACGTTACGGCAATCATCGACCTGCGTGATCGCTGTGATGACCCTGCGCTGTCTGGCGCCGCGCAGGCAAGAGGCATCACCCTATACGCAGGTTGTACGGTTTATGAAGCCACGAGTAGTGCCACAGGGCATGCACTGTCGAAGGTCATTGTCCACCGCTTTGATAGCGACGGTGAAGCAAGTGAGAAAGTCGCAACACTCGAGTGTGGTGTGCTCGCAATGTCGGCCGGATTCATGCCCGCCTATCAACTAGCCTGCCAAGCGGGAGCGGTCTTGAGTTATGACGATGAGACGGCCCAATTCCAGCTGTCCAACCTCCCCGCGGGCATGCACCTCGCAGGCAGTGTCGATAGTGTTTTCTCCTTCGCTTCGGTCGAAGCCAGCGGACGAAATGCTGCACGCCAAGCATTGAGTAACCTTGATGCCGAGATCGCTAAAGACAAAGCCGAAAACGTCACCTGCAATGAGCAGGTCAATCATCCCTGGCCCTTTGTTAAGCACCCCAAAGGTCGTGAGTTTGTCGATTTTGACGAAGATCTTCAGATAAAGGACATCGTAAACGCCACCCGAATGGGTTACCGAGACATTCAATTGGTCAAGCGTTTTTCTACGGTAGGCATGGGGCCATCACAAGGGCGTCACTCAGCGCTACCAACAGCGCGTTTAGTGGCCAAAGCCACTAATAGATCCGTCAATGAGACCGGTGTCACTACGGCTCGTCCACCGTTGACACCCGAACCCATGGGACTCCTTGCTGGCAGAAGATTCCATCCACTGCGGCGCACGCCCCTACACGATCGACATTTAGGACTGAACGCACAGATGATGCCTGCAGGTAATTGGCAGCGACCCGCGTTTTATGGCCCCCAAGAGCAGCGAGCTACCGCAATTCAGGCGGAGGTCAACGCAGTGCGAACAGAGGTGGGCATTATCGACGTCAGCACGCTCGGCGGCATTGAGCTGCGCGGGCCTGACGCAGCAGAATTCATGAATAGGTTGTATACCTTCGGCTTTGCCAAACAACCCATTGGAAAAACGCGATACGCCGTGCTGACAAACGAACTAGGGGTGGTTGCCGACGACGGCGTGGCCGCCAGGATTGGCGAAAATCATTACTATGTGACCGCCACCACCAGCGGCGTTGATCGCGTTTATCGCGACATGCTCAAGTGGAATGCGCAGTGGCGACTCGATGTAGATATCGCCAACGTGACTAGCGCCTTTAGTGCAGTGAATATCGCAGGCCCGAAGTCACGTGATGTCCTCACAGCGCTGGGTTGTGATATCAGTCTGGAGGCCGATGATTTTCCTTATCTCGCCTATCGCGAAGCGATACTTGTCGGCGTACCCGCGCGTATGATGCGTGTAGGTTTTGTCGGTGAGCTTGGCTACGAATTACACGTCCCGTCCCCTTTTATCGGGGTCCTTTGGGATCGACTGATGGAAGCGGGTCAAGGATTTGGAATACGCGCTTTTGGCGTGGAAGCGCAACGGCTTCTGCGGCTAGAAAAAGGTCACATCATCGTAGGACAGGATACTGACGGAATGACGCAACCCGATGAGGTTTCTCTGCGCTGGGCGATCGCCAAAAAGAAACCGTTCTTCGTCGGTGCGAAAAGCGTGGAAATACTCTCCAAAGCACCGCTTGAGCGCAAGCTCGTTGGATTTGAACTTGGGGCGAGCGCCCCGCAACCCAAAGAGGGCCATCTCGTCATTCGAGACGGCGACATTGTCGGCTCCGTCACCTCCTGCGAGTACTCACCAACCCTTAATAAAATTATTGGCTTAGCTTACGTTCACCCTGCTGATTCAGCATCAGGCGCGGAAGTCCTAATACGGACGGATAATGCGGTACATGTGCATGCTCACGTTGCAGATACGCCGTTTTACGATCCCGAAAATACGAGGCAAGCGCTATGA
- a CDS encoding sarcosine oxidase delta subunit (PFAM: Sarcosine oxidase, delta subunit family~TIGRFAM: sarcosine oxidase, delta subunit family, heterotetrameric form), whose amino-acid sequence MKIMNCPLNGPRNISEFVYGGQVKTMPDINSVSDEAWANYVFYEQNDIGVVLEWWLHSPSSYWFIAERHNASDEILRTYPADELFKERIDFAASEADG is encoded by the coding sequence ATGAAGATCATGAACTGCCCATTAAACGGGCCTCGAAATATCAGCGAATTTGTCTACGGTGGTCAGGTGAAAACCATGCCTGACATTAACAGCGTGTCGGACGAAGCCTGGGCAAATTACGTGTTTTACGAACAAAACGATATTGGGGTCGTCCTGGAGTGGTGGCTACATAGCCCAAGTAGCTATTGGTTCATTGCCGAGCGTCACAACGCCAGCGACGAGATCCTTCGGACCTACCCTGCCGATGAGCTATTCAAAGAGCGGATTGATTTCGCTGCCAGCGAGGCTGACGGATGA
- a CDS encoding glycine/D-amino acid oxidase, deaminating (PFAM: FAD dependent oxidoreductase~TIGRFAM: sarcosine oxidase, beta subunit family, heterotetrameric form), whose amino-acid sequence MPLGLLKYGLSKDFPFENEADLPAPKDLKRHYDVVIIGGGGHGVATAYYLAKYHGITNVAVLEKGYLGGGNTARNTAVIRSNYLTPEGVKFYSASVKLYEDLSNEFDFNIMYSQRGQLTLAHTDATVRAFRQRAEVNKHFGGRTELIDPSDIAELVPTLNLNPANLPVLAGLWHKDGATARHDAVAWGYAKGATQRGVELHQLTEVTDVVVSEGRVTGVKTNRGNVEAGVVIQAVAGHSAPTARKAGFELPLVAYPLQAMVTLPVKPFLTPLVSSSALHCYVQQTSRGEIVIGGGSDPYPLYNSRASLPLKESLISSAVEMFPFLSEMRLLRQWAGITDMTTDYSPIMGLSPIKNYYIDAGWGTWGFKATPICGKTMAELVASGGKVPELIQPFELARFDRFKQVNEMGATAASH is encoded by the coding sequence ATGCCATTGGGTCTACTGAAATACGGGTTATCGAAGGACTTCCCCTTTGAAAATGAAGCGGACTTACCTGCGCCCAAAGACCTGAAACGTCACTACGATGTGGTGATCATTGGTGGCGGCGGTCATGGCGTTGCTACGGCCTACTACCTTGCCAAATACCATGGCATCACCAACGTCGCTGTATTGGAGAAGGGTTACTTGGGTGGCGGCAATACAGCGAGGAATACCGCTGTTATTCGTTCGAACTATTTAACGCCTGAGGGCGTTAAGTTCTACAGCGCCTCGGTCAAGTTGTATGAGGACCTCTCCAACGAATTTGATTTCAACATTATGTATTCGCAGCGAGGACAACTGACCCTCGCGCATACCGACGCTACCGTTAGAGCCTTCCGGCAACGCGCAGAGGTCAACAAGCATTTTGGTGGGCGAACCGAGCTTATCGATCCGTCTGATATTGCCGAGCTCGTCCCAACGCTAAATCTAAACCCGGCGAACTTACCCGTGCTCGCGGGTCTATGGCACAAGGACGGTGCGACAGCGCGACACGACGCAGTTGCCTGGGGCTATGCTAAAGGCGCGACGCAACGTGGCGTAGAACTCCATCAACTCACGGAAGTAACCGATGTTGTGGTTAGCGAGGGTCGAGTGACGGGGGTAAAAACCAATCGCGGCAACGTAGAGGCTGGCGTTGTTATCCAAGCTGTTGCGGGACACAGCGCTCCCACGGCGCGTAAAGCGGGATTCGAATTACCACTTGTCGCCTACCCTCTCCAGGCCATGGTGACGCTGCCTGTCAAACCCTTCCTCACGCCCTTGGTCAGCTCCTCAGCGCTCCATTGCTATGTTCAGCAAACATCGCGTGGTGAGATCGTAATCGGTGGTGGTTCAGATCCCTACCCGCTCTACAACAGCCGCGCCTCTCTCCCATTAAAAGAGAGCCTGATATCGAGTGCGGTTGAGATGTTCCCTTTCTTGAGCGAAATGCGGCTCCTTCGCCAATGGGCGGGCATCACCGATATGACGACGGATTACAGCCCTATCATGGGCTTGAGCCCAATAAAGAATTATTACATCGACGCGGGATGGGGCACTTGGGGCTTCAAAGCCACCCCCATTTGCGGCAAGACCATGGCCGAACTGGTTGCCAGTGGCGGCAAAGTCCCCGAACTCATTCAACCTTTCGAGCTCGCCCGTTTTGATCGCTTTAAGCAGGTCAATGAAATGGGCGCAACAGCAGCGAGTCATTGA
- a CDS encoding Protein of unknown function (DUF3726) (PFAM: Protein of unknown function (DUF3726)) — protein sequence MTGASRSLRNKRLVKVSANELQAQLNKAFLGLGLSTAAAADSSDMICWLELHGFDVIPLLPQTLELLTTRDQTDLSDASPLSYLHWQPEEKTLVCDARGSSTLSYSNLWLEYARSLSAQHGAITVDVRKAPDAFLAVGYLAKFVSAGIYVCGYAQRPNESTAMVFKFDASKAVTEAWSVARPPSESTLQLVLSPVGQGSFEKVFEEFDVKIAAAIYHKTSEDLLKSHDEHLSSGIEISRELWEELKHHGTATLVEADEQSRSGAGPSD from the coding sequence ATGACTGGAGCTTCGCGCTCGCTCCGAAACAAACGCCTCGTGAAAGTCTCGGCTAACGAACTCCAAGCACAACTCAACAAAGCCTTTTTAGGGCTCGGTCTGAGTACTGCCGCGGCCGCAGATTCCAGTGACATGATTTGCTGGTTAGAACTCCATGGTTTCGACGTCATCCCCCTGTTGCCTCAAACACTCGAGTTGCTGACAACGCGAGACCAGACCGACCTGAGTGATGCCTCACCACTGTCGTACTTACACTGGCAACCCGAGGAGAAAACGCTGGTTTGCGATGCTCGAGGCTCCAGCACTCTCTCCTACAGCAATTTATGGCTCGAGTATGCGCGATCACTCAGTGCGCAACACGGAGCGATCACAGTCGATGTGAGAAAAGCACCCGACGCATTTTTGGCAGTGGGTTACTTAGCCAAATTCGTGAGCGCAGGTATTTACGTCTGTGGCTATGCGCAACGTCCCAACGAATCCACGGCAATGGTTTTCAAATTCGACGCGTCAAAAGCTGTAACAGAGGCATGGTCTGTCGCACGACCTCCATCAGAGTCCACGCTCCAATTGGTATTGAGCCCAGTTGGTCAGGGCTCATTTGAAAAAGTTTTTGAGGAATTTGACGTTAAAATTGCGGCGGCGATCTACCACAAAACAAGCGAGGATCTTCTGAAATCTCACGACGAACATTTATCCAGTGGGATCGAGATAAGCCGTGAGTTATGGGAAGAACTTAAGCATCACGGGACGGCAACACTGGTTGAAGCTGATGAGCAATCTCGATCCGGCGCGGGGCCCTCAGATTAA